The Festucalex cinctus isolate MCC-2025b chromosome 14, RoL_Fcin_1.0, whole genome shotgun sequence DNA window ATGTTTCCCCTGCAGATCCAGTTCCTCTTAACGATGTTGCAGACGCTGTGTGCCATCATGTGGCCGTGCGGTTTGCCCTTCGGGTGGCTCTACTTCGAAATCGTTTACATGTTCACCCTCATTGGCTTCTTCTCCAACTTCTACATCAAGGTCACTTTGGATGCTATCTTCCCATTGGTCAAAAATACGGGTGACAAAATTAGTACCACCCCTTCctcagacacgtccacgtcaaaacttaGCAGTAATCaatgtaataataatccatATATTTTGGggaactggggtcaagttgtgttttatcatttttaaaatgtgcagaatttttcacaagttacttcatgttaaaaattcgATAgctcttaactcttttactgccacacgttatcaaaacgttatcattcacgtcatccttgaaaacgttctatttcatcagctttcgtcatctttcattgtaatttaatacacgggcagcccattgaagagatacaatgctgccatctggtggccatagttagtgagtgtttttgattccacaacccattgaccagccagcgctgcacttagatgttgcactgcccattgatttaaaaaaaaaacaaaaaaaacaaacacgtagttgacgtcatttaacgtttatagcGACATACattatgattttattaatcgtgattaaacgtttttggcagtcaaggagctaatatttaaagaaaaatgcactgagctgtcaccaacatcttacaaatgcaattatgccatctagtggcagaaaaatgacctcagtacaaatcaatatcacactcacaTCCTAATTCTAACTCAATTTtaggaattattatgaaattactgtatcattgaataaaagatgcagccatatatcttttaatttaacattttttcccacttttatgttaacaagtgtatgaaaacttattaaaaaaatattttatgtacatttagaacagatgtaaacatttgcaaatgtaatcgttacttagaaaaaaaattgtagcctACATTTCAGAACacaaaaatttgcaattaatcgagttaactattgaaatcatgcgattaattacgatcgCCTTACACCCCCAatttaaaaggatttttttccccattttagttagtttttattattgttttttattattattttttagttagttagtttttattagttttgtgggttagttttttttagttttagttatttagtaaatgctttgttttttttatttagttttagttagtttcagtattagtttctaataaatttttatttatttatttatttttaatgtgtattacttgtgcgcaatatttaaacacCACctacgtcatctgaaggtgctttatTGGCCGctactagatgacatcacttctgtgggacacttttcaaacgtctttattcctGTGTCGGTactagatgtgatcgggctgccagatcgtatcaGGGTCGCCTAACTGAACACgtcccgctacaggattggctagaaattatccagttgacatcaaacattggaaagaaaatattaaagatgtaatttaaataaccaaatgtacggactgaattgtaaaaaacgcaaaatatattgaataaatatataagattgactaaatgataaatacacaaaataattgtctcagatgtgacaaatatcagattagattgttaatgtgttcctattatcattaagactgtttttgttattgtgattgatttgagaactgctaaaaaagaaaccaaaccaaagctaACTTCATTTGagctgctgtactgacgtcaccaGCAAACTTGAAGCcgcttcagtctttttttttttttttttttccccccaactcttaaagtatcatgattttatatttttaggtttatttaagtttttacaattttagtccataaattttgttattttgaacaattgtaaatgGACAATTTCCGGACAATACTGTAGTGTGACGTCATCGGCAGGCGacccgatacaatctggcagcccgattacatctggtaccgacaccggtTAATATCGaagtaaatatatttaaaatcatccccaaatgctcatgcattgaattaattaccaaaaactaaaacaaatggcatttttcccgttttgtaaacgtaaaatgcagtttgttagttttcgttttttaaaaagcattttcgtttttattttatttcgttaaagaatttttatttttatttttgtttttcagttaactaaaataaccttggttcaaGCTAAAAACACGTTTGAAATTCCTTCATAATGATCTTGTTCTTTCCCTGCCCTTCACCAGACGTACAAGAAGCGAAAGAGCGAGCTCAAGAACGGCGCCTCCCTGATGACCAATGGACACCCAACAAGCAACACGGTGCTCATAGCAAAGAAACTGAGGCTGGATTAACATCTGTCACTCCCTTGTTGGCCAATGCTGCTTAGAGGCAAAAGGAAAAGTCTCGTCTACGCCTTCAATTTAAACAGACTGACTCGGGAGGCTTTCCATGTAGACGGCGAAAAGACAAAAAGCTCCGGTGACTCCGGTTGAACGTGCTGTCAATTTTGAAGCACGCAGCGTTTTGTTGGCCTCGTCCTTGACGTGTAACAAGAGCGCGCTTCTTGCGTCCTGCCGGTGCTGTTGCGTAATCGCTAAATACTGTTTGTCCTTTGCAGAGGCCGGCCAGGAGATGCTTATGGTCAAATTAGAGTCGCACAGTAGACACATTCATATATGAACTAAAATACCTTTatcatgtgttaaaaaaaaagaaaaaagtctgtATGCATTTAATTTGAAAGTACAATCACACTCAATATTGTAGATATTATTTGAAGTGTATATTCCCCCCCAAATTTGTGGTGCCTTCAAAAGACCTGTTTATTtggttgctaatgctaatgtcacCACATTGCTGCTGGTCCACTCTGTGCCTGACTCTGTTGTGACATCATCGATAATGGAAAGTAATCAACTAATGACTACTAACTACTCTACAACTAACTCATTAAAGAATTGTTTTGAGTATAGAGGAAGTGCGCTTATTTAAAATGACAGACTTGTTTTATTTCACACAGGAAGTCTCACCCATGATGACGCTGCATACTTTCGATTTGAGAGCGCAAGATTCAACTGATGCACTTCCTGATTTTTATAACGGATTAAAAACATTGTTACTTAAGTTGGTACTCCATGATCACGTTGATGAAATAACTTTTCCTTGATGTTTGTATAAGTAAACGTCATGTGTATGTCTGAATGTAATTATACAGATAGATATTGATTCTGTGCTCACATGCAAAAGGCCTTCAGGTCTCATCCGGACTTGCGTGACAATGACATGAGTTATCAATAACGGACACTAGTGCACACGCAAGCATTAAACTAGAACTATAATGTCAGCAAAGCTTTTTGGGTCATTATTTGCAACATTTTAATAATAGACAAATCCTGTGCATCTACATTTGAGATGGTGGAAATAATAGTTGAACTCTCCACCCTCTATAAATCCTTTTTGATCCGTCCATGTTTAGTTCTCAGAAAAAACGGATTATGATAACAGCTGACATGCCTCTTGTCATACAATGTGAAATATGAAAACACTTGAAACTATCATTTTAATCACTGTTTATTTGAAGGAGAAAGTGCACCATGAGACAAAACCAGTATGAACATTCATTGCCGGGAACATGTGAACTGTTAATTACGTAGTGCTCAATCACTTTGCAACATTTCTGAAAAGCAAGCAACTTTAATTTCTATTGGTTTCGACGTTGCTTTTTAAAGTGACGCATGAACCGGTGGTGTCTGCAGACAATCGTGCGGGTTTCTTAGAGCGGCTGATCTGAGAATGCGGTGTAACTCTTGACACGTCCGAAGATGAAAGGTGCGTACATCTTGTTCAGGTCAAATGTGCTGATAACAGTTTCCCCagtcagcctaaaaaaaaataaaataaaaatattcctcTAATTCAGTGCGGAAACGTTCAACCCCTTTACAACAAGCCAGCCTCTGTGTTGAGTGTCTTACTTGTAAGTGATGTGGCAGGAATGGTGGATCCACGCCAGCTTACTGAAACTCTGGCGCCCCCCAGAGGACAGAAGGAATCCCACGTGGAAGGTGTGCTCGGCCTCCGGGGCAGGGTTCCGCCTGCAGAACCGATTCTTTTGCATCTCGGATGATTTCTGGCCACAAGTACACACAAAAATGATTTCATTCAcaaacatattacaaaaaataggcacagttttgtttgttttttttcaaattaatgcCAACATGAAACATGATTCAAGTACTAGATTCCTTGTTGAACCCGCCCACAAAGTCTTGGAATTACTCTCACCTCCTCCTTTCTCTTGCGGACGACAGCGTAAACTTTGGTTTGGTTGTCTGTCTCCTGGGACAGACGGAAGTGGCCGAACTTGACGGCGTCCATTCTGAAGACGGACGGCAGATGTCACGTGAAATAACGACACTTAGATACTTTGTAATTTCCAACTCAGAGCTCTGTAGACACTTGATTCAAAATTCCTCCCAGGTaattgcataaataaataaataaataaataaataaatatatatatatatatatatatatatatatatatatatatatatatatatatatatatatatatatatatatatatatatatatatatatatatatatatatatatacacatatatatacagacACACATATGTTGCAATAATTGGGGGAGGTGGGGGGCTATTAGGATCAAGATGGCCTCACCTGACATTTTGAGTGCGTAAGCGAGGGACAATAGCGAGAGGATCCTCAGGTGTGGTCAGCATAAGCACGCTGCCATCAGGGAAGAAGCGCAGGTACCTGACAACGCACACACGCCGTATATATTCACCTATTAGTATAGTACGGTATATGTGCGTGTGTCCTAAGTTTACCTGTAGAAGTCGACATGGTGCCAAGGCCGGTAGAAGCCGTCCAGAGATTCTTCTCCTTGACGGATGTACGACGTCCTGCTGATGTAGACACCTGCTCAGAAAATGTGACGACTAAGTTTGGAAGTggtgagaagaaaacaaaaccaaaaaactaTCCAGCAAAGTAATGTCACAGCGCTGTGATACCATCGAAACGGACACGGGGCCTCTGGAGGAACATCTCTCTCCAAGACAGGAAGTGTCCCAGCTTGGTGTAGTTGCGTCCCCAAACTCTTTGACAGGCTGACCGCCAAATCTCAGGATCCCTGACATACACATCAAAACGGAAAGGAAAAGTTGTGCTACAcgagctccctctagtggtatgtgaaAGAATCACTGGATTAACtgtttaattgtgatttcatttttttttatttttaatccaatACAGTAAATTTACTTTAATTGATTAACCTTTCAGGATTATTTGCTTTTGAACATATAtgtgaaaatataataataataataataataataaataaataataaataaagtcaaGCATCAAAACTATCTGCATTTTGCATTTGTTAGCTGTAGTACAGCATTTGCAATGATGGTCCCAAAACAGccttctttattttactttaatgtCTTCTCAACACATAATTACATTATATTAGTGGTTGACAATGACGTCACGTTGTATTTGAGTTATAGTGTTTCACTGTTTTTAATATTATAATCTAGGAGTGCTTAAAGggttacttgactcactgagccattttcagcagtagaaagttaatattttgttgataattaatgtggtaacttcattatttttcatgtacaattaatacctttaaaaagtaatttttctactcgctctcaactgatgatgacatcacctgtgctgaggaagtaggtaacgacaaatcaaatcaatcaaacccagaaaacaggtgagacgtGATTGGCCGATACCTACttccacaggtgatgtcatcatcagtcgacagcaaagtagaaaatttactttttaacgGTATCaatagtacatgaaaaataatgaagttatcaaattaattctggacaaaatattagcttttcactgctgaaaattgtttaatgagtcaagtgtccctttaaatgtATTGCTAGAATATTACTTAAAAGTGAAGTCAAccaaaaattttctttacattatGTTCTATTCGGCCTCACTAGTCCAAACATgaaattctaattaatattgcatttgtggaatatgaattaagtagaaagaaacagacttttttttttttaatccatctcagggggtggccattttgctacttgtcaactt harbors:
- the fbxo9 gene encoding F-box only protein 9 translates to MAEENVDMGGTLEEEDEGSDDPNLELQLSAFRAKWMSELKPSRDRGLLRATGQRRTQEIARDEEAAELYLRAVQEEQNGAFYEAIKFYRLAMQLVPDIESKINYSHPDTDQVVGNYREERDADGEIEDLVAYFEQKLTLATSFPKICSPELEKSQVHISALPREILMYIFRWVVSRHLDMRALEQLSLVCRGFYICARDPEIWRSACQRVWGRNYTKLGHFLSWREMFLQRPRVRFDGVYISRTSYIRQGEESLDGFYRPWHHVDFYRYLRFFPDGSVLMLTTPEDPLAIVPRLRTQNVRMDAVKFGHFRLSQETDNQTKVYAVVRKRKEEKSSEMQKNRFCRRNPAPEAEHTFHVGFLLSSGGRQSFSKLAWIHHSCHITYKLTGETVISTFDLNKMYAPFIFGRVKSYTAFSDQPL